One genomic segment of uncultured Desulfobacter sp. includes these proteins:
- the mbhE gene encoding hydrogen gas-evolving membrane-bound hydrogenase subunit E: MNSQKTIMGLSVALHLFLLIGLCVLYTPLGVSWHWDWVPSLGASFTIRLDGLSMLFSWLICGIGLFVQLYAFHYMKGKPLSTLFHVYLTLFMLAMLGLVLAGNLLLLFIFWELTTVTSYLLIGFNHDQEVSRKNALQAMLVTGAGGLALLAGLILLGQMAGTWEMDQIINRGATFISDRRFAPALILILIGAFTKSAQVPFHFWLPGAMSAPAPVSAFLHSATMVKGGIYLLARLAPVFSQSDLWFWSLALTGGITAVWTVIVALQQRDLKLMLAYSTNVALGKIVFLLALGTRYAISAALMFTIAHALYKAALFMVIGTVDKATGTRNIDQVAGLGRILKFSFLAAGLSAFSKAGIPPLPGFLSKEYMYKAALQISYAPTILLVFVNALMGAMALLVVIRPFISKPDDRTVPASPVEKYVFLWIPPVCLGILQLWATTLGLHWLNTTLIIPAGQAIAPNAGYASLKLWQGLNLPLALSGVSLFFAFLLFKYHTWIKRLIDRTTRMLPSGSQCYEYVVNGIIRSGSALTSVLQHGRLTGYIFMLFFLMALVFLFNIFALPMPATVNWQGIRFYEVLLALGLAAAVSTVILSHSRLLAIVSLGVAGFITTLFLMFYNAPDVAKTQLLVETLSVIFLVIIVGRLPKFSDVRPHTIGKRMLNTAIAVTIGAGVFRVLYAMSTGHPDTTLIDYFAANSLIAAHGRNIVNVILVDFRAIDTLGEITVVVMAALGASAILLKKKRTDR; encoded by the coding sequence AAACAATAATGGGTTTGTCCGTTGCGTTACACCTGTTTTTACTCATTGGGCTTTGTGTTCTGTATACCCCTTTGGGTGTCAGCTGGCATTGGGATTGGGTACCGTCATTGGGGGCCTCATTTACAATCCGGCTTGACGGCTTGAGCATGCTCTTTTCATGGCTGATTTGCGGCATCGGTCTGTTTGTCCAGCTTTATGCCTTTCATTACATGAAAGGCAAGCCTTTAAGCACTCTGTTTCATGTCTATCTGACGCTTTTCATGCTGGCCATGCTTGGGCTGGTCCTGGCTGGAAACCTGCTGCTGTTGTTTATTTTCTGGGAGTTGACCACGGTGACATCCTACCTGCTGATCGGATTTAACCACGATCAGGAAGTTTCCAGAAAAAATGCGCTTCAGGCCATGCTTGTGACCGGCGCAGGCGGCCTGGCGCTGCTGGCGGGGTTGATTCTGCTGGGACAGATGGCAGGAACCTGGGAAATGGATCAAATCATCAACCGCGGCGCCACATTCATATCAGATAGACGATTTGCGCCGGCACTGATTCTGATCCTGATCGGTGCCTTCACCAAATCGGCCCAGGTCCCTTTTCATTTCTGGCTGCCCGGGGCCATGTCCGCCCCGGCACCGGTCAGTGCCTTTTTGCATTCAGCCACCATGGTAAAGGGAGGGATTTATCTTCTGGCCCGTCTTGCACCCGTATTCAGCCAAAGCGACCTGTGGTTCTGGTCCCTTGCTTTAACAGGCGGCATTACAGCGGTCTGGACAGTGATTGTCGCACTGCAACAAAGGGATTTAAAGTTGATGCTGGCCTACAGCACCAATGTGGCCCTTGGCAAGATAGTCTTCCTTCTGGCGTTGGGCACCCGGTATGCCATATCGGCAGCGTTGATGTTCACTATCGCCCATGCATTATACAAGGCGGCACTGTTCATGGTCATCGGCACTGTGGATAAGGCCACGGGTACGCGGAACATTGACCAGGTTGCCGGACTTGGCAGGATACTTAAATTCAGCTTTCTTGCTGCCGGATTGAGCGCATTTTCAAAAGCAGGTATCCCGCCGCTGCCTGGATTTTTGAGCAAAGAATATATGTACAAGGCAGCACTTCAAATATCTTATGCGCCCACAATTTTGCTGGTGTTTGTCAATGCCCTGATGGGGGCAATGGCGCTTTTGGTGGTGATCCGTCCGTTTATTTCCAAACCGGATGACCGGACCGTGCCGGCAAGTCCTGTTGAAAAATACGTTTTTTTGTGGATTCCGCCGGTCTGTCTTGGCATATTGCAACTGTGGGCCACCACCCTGGGCCTGCACTGGCTCAATACAACGCTGATTATTCCGGCCGGCCAGGCTATCGCCCCCAATGCCGGGTATGCAAGCTTAAAACTCTGGCAGGGCCTGAACCTGCCCCTGGCTCTGAGCGGTGTGTCATTATTCTTTGCATTTCTCCTCTTTAAATACCACACCTGGATTAAACGTCTCATTGACCGCACCACTCGAATGCTGCCATCCGGTAGCCAATGTTACGAGTACGTAGTCAACGGGATTATCCGGTCAGGATCAGCGTTGACCTCCGTTCTTCAGCATGGCCGACTGACCGGGTATATTTTTATGCTCTTTTTTTTGATGGCATTGGTGTTTCTTTTTAATATTTTCGCATTGCCCATGCCTGCCACCGTCAACTGGCAGGGTATCCGCTTTTATGAAGTCTTGCTGGCCCTGGGGCTGGCCGCTGCCGTATCCACGGTTATCTTGTCCCACTCCCGCCTGCTGGCCATTGTCTCCCTGGGTGTGGCAGGGTTTATCACCACCTTGTTTTTAATGTTCTACAATGCGCCGGATGTGGCTAAAACCCAGCTGCTGGTGGAGACACTGAGTGTTATTTTCCTGGTGATAATTGTTGGCCGACTGCCAAAATTCTCGGATGTACGGCCCCATACGATTGGCAAACGGATGCTGAATACGGCAATCGCCGTAACCATTGGTGCCGGGGTTTTCAGAGTGCTCTACGCCATGAGTACGGGACATCCGGATACAACGTTGATCGACTACTTTGCCGCCAACAGTCTAATTGCTGCCCATGGCCGAAATATCGTCAATGTCATTCTGGTGGATTTCAGGGCCATTGATACCCTGGGTGAAATCACGGTTGTTGTGATGGCTGCGCTGGGTGCCTCTGCCATCCTGCTGAAAAAGAAAAGGACAGACCGATGA
- a CDS encoding MnhB domain-containing protein, whose protein sequence is MKSIIFKTTAHIVIGIMLLFSLYLLFRGHNEPGGGFIGALIAVIAFALLMLSESPHYVRKRIGLSPGMIALTGVGLSLGSGFFAAFSGKVYLTGLWFKTSLALGTPLLFDVGVYLAVIGGVLSILLDLAEELL, encoded by the coding sequence ATGAAATCCATTATTTTCAAGACAACCGCTCACATCGTTATCGGGATTATGCTCCTTTTCTCTTTATACCTGCTTTTCAGAGGACATAATGAACCGGGCGGTGGTTTTATCGGGGCACTGATTGCGGTGATTGCCTTTGCACTGCTGATGCTTTCAGAATCCCCCCATTATGTCAGAAAACGCATTGGTTTATCGCCTGGAATGATTGCCTTAACCGGGGTGGGTTTATCCCTGGGATCAGGTTTTTTTGCCGCATTTTCAGGCAAAGTATACTTAACAGGGCTCTGGTTTAAAACCAGCCTTGCTTTGGGAACTCCTTTGCTTTTTGATGTCGGGGTTTACCTGGCCGTAATCGGCGGAGTGCTTTCCATTCTGCTTGATCTGGCCGAGGAGCTATTATAA
- a CDS encoding NADH-quinone oxidoreductase subunit K, whose protein sequence is MHLLLSLITGMLVAAGIYLMLERHLLRILFGFILLSNGINLALLTAGQLSKEALPIIPPGAVTLEGSFANPLSQALILTAIVIGFGVLIFCLSLTYRAVSDSGSADADHMDWSEKGE, encoded by the coding sequence ATGCATTTGCTGTTGAGCCTGATCACCGGTATGCTGGTCGCCGCCGGTATTTATTTGATGTTGGAACGTCACCTGCTTCGCATTCTTTTCGGCTTTATCCTGTTGAGCAATGGAATCAACCTGGCGCTCCTGACTGCCGGGCAGCTTTCAAAAGAGGCCCTTCCCATAATCCCGCCAGGTGCTGTAACCCTTGAAGGTTCTTTTGCCAATCCACTCTCCCAGGCATTGATTCTGACTGCCATTGTAATCGGTTTTGGTGTGCTGATTTTTTGCTTGAGTTTAACATACCGGGCCGTTAGCGATTCAGGCTCAGCAGATGCAGACCATATGGACTGGTCGGAAAAAGGGGAATAA
- a CDS encoding proton-conducting transporter membrane subunit, translating to MMSWLIILPVIFPLCGTFFLYLFRKHNRTVTAISWATSGFGVIVSILLMHRVYTLGPQAISLGSWPAPFGVVFAADLLSAAMVAVTWLIGLGVVVYAAADLTSNPSYSRFHLLIHFLLTGVNGAFLTGDLFNLYVWFEVMLVASFGLMTLDADTAQIHGSIKYVLLNLISTLTLLLAIGLLYGATGMLNLAGLHFKAHTISPGLATLLSGLFLFSFSVKSALFPVFAWLPASYHTLPSSIAALFAGLLTKVGIYAMMRIFTLVLPFEGTIWQTILIVLSGLTMLTGVLGAASRFTIKKILSFHIISQVGYIIIGLALYTRLALAGSILYLIHHIIVKANLFLIGGFLNRKFGSDHLSHMGGVYRSMPLVAVLFLIPAFSLAGFPPLSGFWSKFAVVRASLETGHTILAATALFVGVLTVYSMLKIWNQVFWEAAPDDVTPSPSVNFRETSLYLLPIGLFALITIIIGLFAEPFFQYADRAAVQLLDPIFYIQAVLGER from the coding sequence ATGATGAGTTGGTTGATCATACTCCCTGTTATTTTTCCATTGTGTGGCACATTTTTTCTTTATCTATTCAGAAAACATAACCGGACGGTCACTGCCATATCCTGGGCAACAAGCGGATTTGGCGTGATCGTCAGTATCCTGTTGATGCACCGGGTTTACACCCTCGGCCCCCAGGCCATATCACTGGGGAGCTGGCCGGCACCTTTCGGTGTCGTCTTTGCCGCGGATCTCTTATCTGCCGCCATGGTCGCGGTGACTTGGCTGATCGGCCTGGGCGTGGTTGTTTATGCCGCGGCAGACCTTACTTCCAATCCCTCATATTCACGTTTTCATTTGTTGATACATTTTTTGCTGACCGGTGTTAACGGCGCTTTTTTAACCGGAGATCTGTTTAACCTTTACGTTTGGTTTGAAGTCATGCTGGTTGCCTCTTTCGGCCTGATGACTCTGGATGCCGACACAGCACAGATACATGGCAGCATTAAATATGTTTTGTTAAACCTGATCTCCACCTTAACCTTGCTGCTGGCCATCGGGCTGCTATACGGGGCCACCGGTATGCTGAATCTGGCCGGGCTCCATTTTAAAGCCCATACCATCTCTCCGGGACTTGCCACTCTTTTGAGCGGTCTGTTTTTATTTTCTTTTTCGGTTAAATCAGCCCTGTTTCCTGTGTTTGCATGGCTTCCGGCCTCCTACCACACTCTTCCCAGCAGTATTGCAGCCCTTTTTGCCGGCCTGCTGACCAAAGTCGGCATTTATGCCATGATGCGGATATTCACCCTTGTCCTTCCCTTTGAAGGAACCATCTGGCAGACCATTTTAATTGTGCTGTCCGGTCTGACCATGCTGACCGGTGTTTTGGGGGCGGCCAGCCGTTTCACCATAAAAAAGATCCTGTCTTTTCATATCATCAGTCAGGTCGGGTATATCATTATCGGTCTTGCGCTTTATACCCGGTTGGCTTTGGCCGGTTCCATCCTTTATCTGATCCATCATATCATCGTAAAGGCAAATCTCTTTCTCATCGGTGGTTTTTTAAACCGGAAGTTCGGCAGTGACCATCTGTCACACATGGGAGGCGTCTACCGATCCATGCCTTTGGTCGCCGTCTTGTTTCTGATACCAGCATTCTCACTGGCCGGTTTTCCTCCTCTCTCCGGTTTCTGGAGTAAATTTGCAGTTGTCCGGGCAAGCCTTGAAACCGGTCACACCATACTGGCGGCAACCGCCCTTTTTGTTGGGGTTCTCACAGTTTACTCCATGTTAAAGATATGGAACCAGGTATTCTGGGAGGCCGCACCGGACGACGTAACCCCGTCCCCGTCGGTGAACTTTAGAGAAACAAGTTTATATCTGTTGCCTATAGGCCTTTTTGCCCTGATCACGATAATCATAGGGCTTTTTGCGGAACCCTTTTTTCAGTATGCCGACCGCGCCGCCGTTCAGCTTCTTGATCCGATTTTTTACATCCAGGCCGTACTGGGAGAAAGATGA
- a CDS encoding Na+/H+ antiporter subunit E, whose amino-acid sequence MMIYFVLNLLFAGAWVLVNNAYGIIDFVIGFLLGLGCLWLTRPFDQDKSYFRRLRASVVLVVYFHYEMTISVFRVAWEVLTPTPTSVPDIVHIPLDAKTDIEITLLANMVSLTPGTLSLDITEEKSHLIVHAMFARDHDTVIFGIKNGLEKKLLEVTRG is encoded by the coding sequence ATGATGATTTATTTTGTCCTCAATCTGTTATTTGCCGGTGCCTGGGTCCTGGTCAACAATGCCTACGGTATCATTGATTTTGTTATCGGATTCCTGCTGGGCCTGGGCTGCCTGTGGCTGACCCGCCCCTTTGATCAGGACAAATCTTATTTCAGGCGATTGAGGGCTTCAGTTGTTCTTGTGGTTTATTTTCATTACGAAATGACGATATCGGTTTTCCGGGTTGCCTGGGAGGTACTGACGCCGACGCCTACAAGTGTCCCGGACATTGTTCATATTCCCTTGGATGCAAAAACGGATATTGAGATCACCCTGCTTGCCAATATGGTCTCGTTAACCCCCGGGACACTCAGTCTGGATATCACAGAGGAAAAATCCCATCTCATTGTGCACGCCATGTTTGCCCGGGATCACGATACCGTCATTTTCGGGATTAAAAACGGACTGGAAAAAAAACTGCTGGAGGTGACACGTGGGTGA
- a CDS encoding cation:proton antiporter, whose translation MGDLMNMAVIITFTGLIVSFVLAFIRLVLGPTHADRLIALDLIGSITISFIAVFTITSGQTAFLDIAITLALVMFVSTVAFVTFMKSRLIQSKKNKEEPPWKS comes from the coding sequence GTGGGTGATCTGATGAACATGGCTGTGATCATTACCTTCACCGGGTTGATAGTCAGCTTTGTGCTGGCATTTATTCGTCTGGTTTTAGGCCCGACACACGCAGACCGACTCATTGCCCTGGACTTGATCGGGTCCATTACCATCAGTTTTATTGCTGTGTTTACCATCACCAGCGGGCAGACCGCTTTTCTGGATATCGCAATCACACTGGCCCTGGTGATGTTTGTGAGCACCGTGGCATTTGTGACATTTATGAAATCCCGGCTGATTCAATCCAAAAAAAACAAAGAGGAGCCCCCATGGAAATCCTGA
- the mnhG gene encoding monovalent cation/H(+) antiporter subunit G, whose translation MEILMTICLLAGTFFTLVAALGVLRMPDIYMRIHAATKAGTFGIGMIVLAVALFFMDMAVTSRVVGIMMFFIMTTPAAAHLLGKIIMKSSYRMWRNPFQKNGR comes from the coding sequence ATGGAAATCCTGATGACCATCTGCCTTCTCGCTGGTACTTTTTTTACCCTTGTGGCAGCCCTGGGTGTTCTCAGAATGCCGGATATCTACATGCGGATCCATGCAGCAACCAAGGCGGGCACCTTTGGTATCGGAATGATAGTGCTTGCGGTCGCCCTGTTTTTCATGGATATGGCTGTAACCTCCCGGGTTGTCGGTATTATGATGTTTTTTATCATGACCACGCCGGCTGCGGCCCATCTACTTGGAAAAATTATAATGAAGTCCTCTTATCGGATGTGGCGTAATCCTTTTCAAAAAAATGGCCGGTAG
- a CDS encoding penicillin acylase family protein, with protein sequence MKWIRRVSVAIALLVVCCVILFFFLPRFNDYQDDGQLNLAGLSYPVTVTRDDSGIAYIHAENIEDLLFAQGFVTAQDRLFQMQTTRMYYEGRMCELAGAQARDLDVRMRTIGILRMAKKQARILNPDLRKHFQHYVDGINTFIKECPDDLALEFCMAGIKPDLWQVEDGLGVLFYMGYSTAANLTTEIISQMLLDTLGYEKTAMLLPLNINVDDPDDKGFIAMPPKENLGLALPFDPGLLAFAGDRMLRVGSNNWAMAPEKSVTGSAVLSGDPHLDPRILPGVWYPAGLICPGIRAVGVQIPGIPGMGVGRTEHIALSATNNYGDMVDLYIETVDSGNPDHYLEGSNSIAFGHIKERLKIKDKEAPGGFRTEDLDIRTTRRGPVVSKVLKGLDSNKVFTLRFAPVESMTPDIGFLDLLTAKNAEDLSRAMQDLSVACFNWVFADTSGNIGHQASGRIPMRSNGGTFPHVVKDSTDNWQGWIAPEQMPGQINPEKKWIGTCNNKTVDADFPHYYSSCFAPSFRYARLKELMTGKSKQAPLDMWQYQRDTGNVMARRIAPIMARILLANGDTKDLGRILADWDFKDDPEKAGPLVFQTIYRHFALAVFEDDLGPQKVWTLLNAWYYWQERLLQFVLAGESLFFNDISTAGKTETMADLFVRAAHAARKELSQVLGDNPAQWRWGDLHTLELVNPLVRKGRLKALLGTGPMPMGGSGETLYRGWYDFDAPYAVTHCASLRFVADMGDDEKLMAVLPGGAAGRTLHPHQKDLVDGFMDGSVQYWWFSDAAIKAHAQKTLTLVPQSY encoded by the coding sequence ATGAAATGGATTCGGCGTGTCAGTGTCGCCATCGCTTTGCTGGTGGTCTGCTGTGTGATTCTTTTTTTCTTTCTGCCCCGGTTTAATGATTACCAAGATGACGGACAATTGAATCTTGCCGGTCTAAGCTATCCCGTGACCGTAACCCGGGACGATTCCGGCATTGCCTATATTCATGCTGAAAATATTGAAGACCTGTTGTTTGCGCAAGGGTTTGTCACGGCCCAGGACCGGCTGTTCCAGATGCAGACGACCCGGATGTATTATGAAGGACGGATGTGCGAACTGGCAGGGGCGCAGGCCAGGGACCTGGATGTCCGCATGCGCACCATCGGAATTTTACGTATGGCGAAAAAACAGGCCCGGATATTGAATCCGGATTTGCGAAAACATTTCCAGCACTATGTGGACGGCATAAATACCTTCATAAAAGAATGCCCGGATGACCTTGCTTTGGAATTTTGTATGGCCGGGATCAAACCGGATTTATGGCAGGTGGAAGACGGCCTTGGTGTACTGTTTTATATGGGATATTCCACGGCAGCCAACCTGACCACGGAAATTATCTCCCAGATGCTCCTGGATACCCTGGGATATGAAAAAACCGCCATGCTTTTGCCTTTGAATATCAATGTGGATGACCCTGATGACAAAGGTTTTATTGCTATGCCGCCCAAGGAAAATCTTGGGTTGGCCCTGCCGTTTGACCCCGGTCTTTTGGCCTTTGCCGGGGACAGGATGCTGCGTGTGGGTAGTAACAACTGGGCCATGGCTCCGGAAAAATCCGTCACCGGGTCTGCGGTGCTGTCCGGCGATCCCCACCTGGATCCAAGAATACTGCCGGGGGTTTGGTATCCGGCAGGACTGATTTGCCCCGGCATCCGGGCCGTTGGTGTTCAGATTCCCGGCATTCCGGGGATGGGTGTGGGGCGCACCGAACACATTGCTTTGTCCGCCACCAACAATTATGGTGACATGGTGGACCTTTATATTGAAACCGTTGATTCGGGAAATCCGGACCATTATCTGGAGGGAAGCAATTCCATTGCCTTTGGACATATTAAAGAACGTTTAAAAATTAAAGATAAGGAGGCACCCGGCGGCTTTCGCACAGAAGATCTGGATATTCGGACCACCCGCAGGGGACCGGTGGTGTCTAAGGTTCTTAAGGGTCTGGACAGCAATAAGGTGTTTACGCTCAGATTTGCGCCGGTTGAGTCCATGACCCCTGACATTGGGTTTTTGGATCTGCTGACGGCAAAAAATGCCGAAGATCTTTCCCGGGCCATGCAGGACCTGTCCGTGGCCTGTTTTAACTGGGTATTTGCGGATACTTCAGGCAATATCGGCCACCAGGCATCCGGCCGGATTCCCATGCGCAGTAACGGCGGCACGTTTCCCCATGTGGTCAAAGACAGCACAGACAACTGGCAGGGCTGGATTGCCCCGGAGCAGATGCCCGGGCAAATCAACCCGGAAAAAAAATGGATTGGTACCTGCAACAATAAAACCGTGGACGCCGATTTTCCCCATTATTATTCATCCTGTTTTGCACCGTCATTCCGTTATGCAAGGCTAAAGGAACTCATGACGGGCAAATCCAAGCAGGCACCTTTGGATATGTGGCAATATCAAAGGGATACGGGCAATGTTATGGCCCGGCGCATCGCACCGATTATGGCACGGATTCTTCTGGCAAACGGAGATACAAAAGATTTGGGACGGATTTTGGCGGATTGGGATTTTAAAGATGATCCTGAAAAGGCAGGGCCTTTGGTTTTCCAAACTATATACCGGCATTTTGCACTGGCCGTGTTTGAAGATGATCTGGGGCCACAAAAGGTTTGGACACTGTTGAATGCCTGGTATTACTGGCAGGAACGCCTCCTGCAGTTTGTGCTGGCCGGTGAGAGTCTGTTTTTTAATGATATAAGCACAGCCGGTAAAACAGAAACCATGGCTGATCTTTTTGTCCGGGCAGCCCATGCCGCCCGAAAAGAGCTGTCCCAGGTCCTTGGCGATAACCCTGCTCAATGGCGATGGGGGGATCTGCATACCCTTGAACTGGTTAATCCCCTTGTCCGTAAAGGGCGGCTAAAGGCCTTGCTTGGCACAGGACCTATGCCCATGGGCGGATCCGGTGAAACTTTGTATCGAGGGTGGTATGATTTTGACGCCCCCTATGCCGTGACCCATTGCGCATCCTTGCGTTTTGTGGCGGACATGGGAGATGATGAAAAGCTCATGGCGGTGTTGCCGGGCGGGGCGGCAGGCCGGACCTTGCATCCCCACCAGAAAGACCTTGTTGACGGTTTTATGGATGGTTCTGTTCAGTACTGGTGGTTTTCAGATGCCGCCATTAAGGCTCATGCACAAAAGACCCTGACATTGGTGCCGCAAAGTTATTAA
- a CDS encoding SLC13 family permease, which yields MTLPPPPNAHAVAVLILAVVALILFTREKIPLESSSFLVLIGLAVGFELFPFQVDGSVLHAVDFFQGFGHEALVAVCALMIAGQGIVRTGALEPVGRVMARLWKVSPSLSLLLTLLVGAFISAFINNVPVVVLFLPILINVSLRTGMKASSVLMPMGFATLLGGTCTTIGTSTNLLVVSVASDMGLKRMDMFDFMVPAAIAGSVGIAYLWLVAPRIIPERKPTLADTSLRVFSAHLVIIEGTPIEGMTLAEARKKVDGSMKVMSVERGLNNFLIPFPTLVLKAGDHLIIRDTPDRLKEFEKVLGGTLYADDAMVAPVDDEHPLEDENQQIAEVVLVEGSRFAGRTLNGIRFADRYGMIALAIHRANRHPKKLYDKIGDIRLRGGDILLVQGPREQIAGLKKEKDFLVLDATTDLPFEGKAPVALLIMLGIVVSAAVGFLPIAISAPLGALMMILTGCLEWRDATNALNAQVILIVAASLAIGVALLKTGGADYLAQIFVTLAGDTSPTFVISGLMLLIGILTNIVSNNAAAVIGTPIAVSIATQMGQPPEPFVLAVLFGANMSYATPMAYKTNLLVMNAGKYHFNDFLRIGVPLVLIMWITLSWLLPTIYGIGA from the coding sequence ATGACCCTTCCTCCACCGCCCAATGCCCATGCCGTGGCAGTGCTTATCCTTGCCGTCGTAGCATTGATCCTGTTTACCCGTGAAAAGATACCCCTCGAGTCTTCCAGCTTCCTGGTGCTCATCGGTCTGGCCGTTGGGTTCGAACTCTTTCCGTTCCAGGTGGACGGGAGCGTTTTACACGCCGTGGACTTTTTCCAGGGTTTCGGACACGAGGCGCTGGTCGCCGTCTGCGCCCTGATGATTGCCGGACAGGGAATTGTCCGCACGGGGGCGCTGGAACCCGTGGGAAGGGTGATGGCACGGCTCTGGAAGGTGAGCCCGAGCCTTTCCCTGTTGTTGACCCTTTTGGTTGGGGCCTTTATCAGCGCGTTCATAAATAATGTCCCCGTTGTCGTATTGTTTCTTCCCATTTTGATCAATGTTTCCCTGCGTACGGGTATGAAGGCCTCTTCCGTGTTGATGCCCATGGGATTCGCTACTCTGCTGGGGGGCACGTGCACCACCATCGGAACCTCCACGAATCTGCTGGTAGTCTCCGTGGCCTCAGACATGGGCTTAAAGCGGATGGATATGTTCGATTTCATGGTGCCGGCGGCCATTGCCGGAAGCGTCGGCATCGCTTATCTCTGGCTCGTTGCGCCTCGGATTATACCGGAGCGTAAACCAACCCTGGCAGACACCTCTCTCAGGGTTTTTTCCGCCCATCTTGTCATTATAGAAGGAACCCCGATTGAAGGAATGACGCTGGCCGAAGCCAGAAAAAAAGTCGATGGGTCCATGAAAGTCATGAGCGTAGAACGCGGGCTTAACAACTTCCTGATACCTTTTCCCACCCTGGTACTGAAAGCTGGCGATCACCTGATTATCCGTGACACGCCCGATCGTCTGAAGGAATTTGAAAAGGTGCTGGGGGGAACGCTCTATGCGGATGACGCCATGGTCGCACCTGTTGACGATGAGCACCCGTTAGAGGATGAAAATCAGCAGATCGCGGAGGTTGTTCTTGTTGAAGGCTCCCGGTTTGCGGGAAGAACTCTTAACGGAATTCGATTCGCAGATCGATACGGGATGATTGCGCTGGCCATACACAGGGCGAACAGGCACCCGAAAAAGTTATACGATAAAATCGGGGATATCCGTCTGAGGGGCGGGGATATCCTCCTGGTTCAGGGCCCCCGGGAACAGATCGCCGGTCTCAAAAAAGAAAAGGATTTTCTCGTGCTCGATGCCACGACGGATCTGCCTTTTGAAGGGAAGGCACCGGTGGCCCTGCTCATTATGCTGGGCATTGTTGTTTCGGCCGCCGTAGGGTTTCTGCCCATCGCTATCAGCGCACCGCTCGGAGCGCTGATGATGATCTTAACCGGATGCCTGGAATGGCGAGATGCCACGAATGCACTGAATGCGCAGGTCATCCTTATCGTGGCCGCAAGTCTCGCCATCGGCGTTGCGCTGCTCAAGACCGGCGGTGCGGATTACCTGGCACAAATTTTTGTGACTCTGGCAGGGGACACTTCGCCGACTTTCGTGATCAGCGGGCTGATGCTTTTGATAGGCATTCTTACCAACATCGTTTCCAACAATGCAGCAGCGGTCATTGGCACCCCCATCGCCGTTTCCATTGCTACCCAAATGGGGCAACCACCCGAACCGTTTGTCCTTGCGGTACTGTTCGGTGCAAACATGAGCTATGCCACCCCTATGGCCTACAAAACCAATCTACTTGTCATGAACGCAGGAAAATACCACTTCAATGACTTTCTTCGAATTGGCGTGCCGCTGGTCCTGATAATGTGGATTACGCTTTCCTGGTTGCTTCCGACCATCTACGGTATCGGGGCCTAA
- a CDS encoding HipA domain-containing protein, producing MKYQAEGGPGFPACFKMIRKYSANPVKDIQLLLKWAFFNYLIGNMDGHVKNLSFLYYKRQIRLAPFYDLICTEIYKDLTKKAAMKIGNENRPDWVMERHWTGMADDIRLSPNVLKKELLRP from the coding sequence TTGAAATACCAGGCCGAAGGCGGGCCGGGGTTCCCTGCATGTTTTAAAATGATCCGGAAATATTCCGCCAACCCGGTAAAAGATATTCAACTTCTCCTGAAATGGGCCTTTTTTAATTACCTTATCGGTAATATGGACGGACATGTCAAAAATTTGTCCTTTCTCTACTATAAACGGCAGATTCGCCTGGCCCCTTTTTACGATTTGATCTGTACAGAAATTTATAAAGACCTGACAAAAAAAGCAGCTATGAAAATCGGAAACGAAAACCGGCCGGACTGGGTCATGGAACGGCATTGGACAGGCATGGCCGATGATATCAGGCTTTCTCCCAATGTCCTGAAAAAAGAGCTGTTAAGACCATAA
- a CDS encoding SH3 domain-containing protein, giving the protein MELGRQGRTAGVVASTARICPQSRVRTVEPNIEEEKLPRYRVIARRGLRLREGPGTEYDIVDVLRSGQVVTVAGMNGDWFQVDIEGDGLADGYCHSGFLARLT; this is encoded by the coding sequence ATGGAGTTGGGACGACAGGGGCGAACGGCGGGTGTGGTGGCATCGACTGCACGAATTTGCCCACAAAGTCGGGTTAGAACCGTTGAGCCAAATATCGAAGAAGAAAAACTGCCGAGATATAGAGTCATCGCACGCCGGGGGCTCCGGCTTCGTGAAGGGCCTGGAACGGAATACGATATCGTCGATGTGTTGCGTAGCGGACAGGTTGTAACGGTGGCCGGCATGAACGGGGACTGGTTCCAGGTGGATATAGAAGGGGATGGTCTTGCCGATGGATATTGCCACAGTGGATTCCTGGCGCGTCTGACATAA